Proteins encoded together in one Benincasa hispida cultivar B227 chromosome 1, ASM972705v1, whole genome shotgun sequence window:
- the LOC120070331 gene encoding peroxisome biogenesis protein 2 isoform X1 yields the protein MVLEALAAASSSSSSASPSSTSNSNLPPPPEDAWTLASQRLLPRWKSLAHSHLLPIPISISKVNQVDAARLDIEMSAMLKEQLVKVFALMKPGMLFQYEAELDAFLEFLIWRFSIWVDKPTPGIALMNLRYRDERAMEIPGKVRTGLEGPGLTVAQKIWYCVASVGGQYIWTRLQSFSAFRRWGDSEQRSLARRAWLLIQRIEGIYKAAAFGNLLIFLYTGRYRNLVERVLRARLVYGSPNMNRAVSFEYMNRQLVWNEFSEMLLLLLPLLNSSSIRNFLRPFSKEKSTSSAEDDSACPICLASPTIPFLALPCQHRYCYYCLRTRCMAAQSFRCSRCSEPVVAMQRHVEGTTTNLKR from the exons ATGGTCTTAGAAGCCCTAGCAGCAGCTTCCTCTAGCTCCTCTTCTGCTTCCCCGTCTTCCACCAGCAACTCCAATCTTCCACCACCTCCTGAAGATGCATGGACTCTTGCTTCTCAGCGACTACTTCCTCGCTGGAAGTCTCTCGCCCACTCTCACCTG TTGCCAATTCCTATTTCGATATCGAAAGTTAATCAAGTGGATGCAGCACGGCTAGATATTGAAATGTCGGCCATGTTGAAAGAACAGCTAGTTAAGGTTTTTGCTTTGATGAAG CCAGGAATGTTGTTTCAATATGAAGCAGAGCTTGATGCTTTTCTGGAGTTCCTTATTTGGCGCTTTTCAATTTGGGTAGATAAGCCGACACCAGGAATTGCGCTCATGAATTTGCGGTATCGAGATGAACGTGCAATGGAGATTCCAGGAAAAG TTAGAACTGGTCTAGAAGGACCTGGCCTCACAGTTGCTCAAAAGATTTGGTATTGCGTGGCTTCTGTGGGCGGCCAATACATTTGGACTCGATTACAATCATTTTCTGCTTTCCGTAGATGgggagattcagagcag AGATCATTGGCTAGGCGAGCATGGCTTTTGATACAGCGCATTGAAGGAATATACAAAGCTGCTGCCTTTGGCAACTTGCTCATATTTCTTTACACAGGAAG GTATAGAAATCTTGTGGAAAGGGTTCTCAGAGCCAGGCTTGTTTATGGGAGTCCTAATATGAACAGGGCTGTAAGCTTTGAGTATATGAATCGCCAGTTAGTCTGGAATGAATTCTCG GAGATGTTGCTGTTGCTACTTCCTCTTCTAAATTCTTCCTCTATAAGAAACTTTCTTCGTCCATTTTCTAAGGAGAAGTCCACAAGCTCAGCCGAGGATGACAGTGCTTGTCCAATTTGTTTGGCAAGTCCTACAATTCCATTTCTGGCTCTGCCTTGTCAACACAG ATACTGTTATTATTGCCTCCGGACGCGATGCATGGCAGCTCAATCATTTAGATGTTCCAGATGCAGCGAGCCTGTGGTGGCGATGCAGCGGCATGTTGAAGGTACTACTACAAATCTTAAACGGTGA
- the LOC120070331 gene encoding peroxisome biogenesis protein 2 isoform X2, with product MVLEALAAASSSSSSASPSSTSNSNLPPPPEDAWTLASQRLLPRWKSLAHSHLLPIPISISKVNQVDAARLDIEMSAMLKEQLVKVFALMKPGMLFQYEAELDAFLEFLIWRFSIWVDKPTPGIALMNLRYRDERAMEIPGKVRTGLEGPGLTVAQKIWYCVASVGGQYIWTRLQSFSAFRRWGDSEQRSLARRAWLLIQRIEGIYKAAAFGNLLIFLYTGRYRNLVERVLRARLVYGSPNMNRAVSFEYMNRQLVWNEFSEMLLLLLPLLNSSSIRNFLRPFSKEKSTSSAEDDSACPICLASPTIPFLALPCQHRYCYYCLRTRCMAAQSFRCSRCSEPVVAMQRHVEEEVTKRK from the exons ATGGTCTTAGAAGCCCTAGCAGCAGCTTCCTCTAGCTCCTCTTCTGCTTCCCCGTCTTCCACCAGCAACTCCAATCTTCCACCACCTCCTGAAGATGCATGGACTCTTGCTTCTCAGCGACTACTTCCTCGCTGGAAGTCTCTCGCCCACTCTCACCTG TTGCCAATTCCTATTTCGATATCGAAAGTTAATCAAGTGGATGCAGCACGGCTAGATATTGAAATGTCGGCCATGTTGAAAGAACAGCTAGTTAAGGTTTTTGCTTTGATGAAG CCAGGAATGTTGTTTCAATATGAAGCAGAGCTTGATGCTTTTCTGGAGTTCCTTATTTGGCGCTTTTCAATTTGGGTAGATAAGCCGACACCAGGAATTGCGCTCATGAATTTGCGGTATCGAGATGAACGTGCAATGGAGATTCCAGGAAAAG TTAGAACTGGTCTAGAAGGACCTGGCCTCACAGTTGCTCAAAAGATTTGGTATTGCGTGGCTTCTGTGGGCGGCCAATACATTTGGACTCGATTACAATCATTTTCTGCTTTCCGTAGATGgggagattcagagcag AGATCATTGGCTAGGCGAGCATGGCTTTTGATACAGCGCATTGAAGGAATATACAAAGCTGCTGCCTTTGGCAACTTGCTCATATTTCTTTACACAGGAAG GTATAGAAATCTTGTGGAAAGGGTTCTCAGAGCCAGGCTTGTTTATGGGAGTCCTAATATGAACAGGGCTGTAAGCTTTGAGTATATGAATCGCCAGTTAGTCTGGAATGAATTCTCG GAGATGTTGCTGTTGCTACTTCCTCTTCTAAATTCTTCCTCTATAAGAAACTTTCTTCGTCCATTTTCTAAGGAGAAGTCCACAAGCTCAGCCGAGGATGACAGTGCTTGTCCAATTTGTTTGGCAAGTCCTACAATTCCATTTCTGGCTCTGCCTTGTCAACACAG ATACTGTTATTATTGCCTCCGGACGCGATGCATGGCAGCTCAATCATTTAGATGTTCCAGATGCAGCGAGCCTGTGGTGGCGATGCAGCGGCATGTTGAAG AAGAAGTTACAAAGAGGAAATAA
- the LOC120083549 gene encoding transcription factor bHLH68-like isoform X2 has protein sequence MMSGNPSNWWNMFPPNSPQFVVGSSSLPLSSMAYHHHQDHNSQSWSQLILGGLQDGDLDQDRLGLNNQFQPKKLENLEGKILIPFSRFGVDDHDDNDNHDHELKQEISCSQNSKSLGFLWNNNNEKELSSSSSSSSALIRTRPPTTTTSSSKSSVNSNNAILDFSFNKLHSKNQILDHNYSSECASTATTGGVWKKARVQPTSGQPPIKVRKEKVGDRITTLHQLVSPFGKTDTASVLSEAIGYVRFLQSQIEALISPYLGNSSKSTKKKKQLLLNDNSLKRKLAPSQEEEEEEAKDLRGRGLCLVPVSCTQHVQSDINGADYWAQAYNGTF, from the exons ATGATGAGTGGGAACCCTAGTAATTGGTGGAACATGTTTCCACCTAATTCTCCTCAGTTTGTTGTTGGATCATCTTCACTTCCTTTGAGTTCCATGgcttatcatcatcatcaagaTCACAATTCACAATCATGGAGCCAactaatttt AGGTGGATTGCAAGATGGGGATCTTGATCAAGATAGGTTGGGTTTGAATAATCAATTTCAACcaaaaaagttggaaaatttgGAGGGGAAAATATTGATTCCATTTTCAAGATTTGGAGTTGATGATCATGATGATAATGATAATCATGATCATGAGCTGAAGCAAGAAATTAGTTGTTCACAAAATAGTAAGAGTTTGGGATTTTTAtggaataataataatgaaaaagaattatcatcatcatcttcttcttcatcagctTTAATAAGAACAAGACCACCTACTACTACTACTTCTTCTTCCAAATCTTCTGTCAATAGTAATAATGCTATTTTGGACTTCTCTTTCAACAAACTTCATTCCAAAAATCAAATCCTTGATCACAATTATTCATCTGAG TGTGCTAGCACAGCCACCACTGGGGGAGTGTGGAAGAAGGCTAGGGTTCAGCCCACTTCCGGCCAGCCTCCGATAAAG GTGAGAAAGGAGAAGGTAGGGGACAGAATCACAACTCTCCATCAGCTGGTTTCTCCATTTGGAAAG ACTGACACTGCTTCTGTCTTGTCAGAGGCTATTGGGTATGTGAGATTCCTTCAGAGTCAAATTGAG GCACTTATCTCTCCATATTTGGGCAATTCATCAAAATCcacaaagaaaaagaagcaactt CTCTTGAATGACAATAGCCTGAAAAGAAAACTAGCTCCTTCCCAG gaggaagaagaagaagaagcaaaggACCTGAGGGGTAGAGGGCTTTGTTTAGTACCTGTATCTTGTACACAACATGTACAAAGTGACATTAATGGAGCTGATTATTGGGCTCAAGCTTACAATGGCACTTTCTAA
- the LOC120083549 gene encoding transcription factor bHLH68-like isoform X1 → MMSGNPSNWWNMFPPNSPQFVVGSSSLPLSSMAYHHHQDHNSQSWSQLILGGLQDGDLDQDRLGLNNQFQPKKLENLEGKILIPFSRFGVDDHDDNDNHDHELKQEISCSQNSKSLGFLWNNNNEKELSSSSSSSSALIRTRPPTTTTSSSKSSVNSNNAILDFSFNKLHSKNQILDHNYSSECASTATTGGVWKKARVQPTSGQPPIKVRKEKVGDRITTLHQLVSPFGKTDTASVLSEAIGYVRFLQSQIEALISPYLGNSSKSTKKKKQLRTLNDGRNYLREVEGENNGISCVFDEDPGQLLNDNSLKRKLAPSQEEEEEEAKDLRGRGLCLVPVSCTQHVQSDINGADYWAQAYNGTF, encoded by the exons ATGATGAGTGGGAACCCTAGTAATTGGTGGAACATGTTTCCACCTAATTCTCCTCAGTTTGTTGTTGGATCATCTTCACTTCCTTTGAGTTCCATGgcttatcatcatcatcaagaTCACAATTCACAATCATGGAGCCAactaatttt AGGTGGATTGCAAGATGGGGATCTTGATCAAGATAGGTTGGGTTTGAATAATCAATTTCAACcaaaaaagttggaaaatttgGAGGGGAAAATATTGATTCCATTTTCAAGATTTGGAGTTGATGATCATGATGATAATGATAATCATGATCATGAGCTGAAGCAAGAAATTAGTTGTTCACAAAATAGTAAGAGTTTGGGATTTTTAtggaataataataatgaaaaagaattatcatcatcatcttcttcttcatcagctTTAATAAGAACAAGACCACCTACTACTACTACTTCTTCTTCCAAATCTTCTGTCAATAGTAATAATGCTATTTTGGACTTCTCTTTCAACAAACTTCATTCCAAAAATCAAATCCTTGATCACAATTATTCATCTGAG TGTGCTAGCACAGCCACCACTGGGGGAGTGTGGAAGAAGGCTAGGGTTCAGCCCACTTCCGGCCAGCCTCCGATAAAG GTGAGAAAGGAGAAGGTAGGGGACAGAATCACAACTCTCCATCAGCTGGTTTCTCCATTTGGAAAG ACTGACACTGCTTCTGTCTTGTCAGAGGCTATTGGGTATGTGAGATTCCTTCAGAGTCAAATTGAG GCACTTATCTCTCCATATTTGGGCAATTCATCAAAATCcacaaagaaaaagaagcaactt AGAACACTAAATGATGGGAGAAATTATTTGAGAGAAGTTGAAGGTGAAAATAATGGAATTAGTTGTGTATTTGATGAAGACCCTGGTCAG CTCTTGAATGACAATAGCCTGAAAAGAAAACTAGCTCCTTCCCAG gaggaagaagaagaagaagcaaaggACCTGAGGGGTAGAGGGCTTTGTTTAGTACCTGTATCTTGTACACAACATGTACAAAGTGACATTAATGGAGCTGATTATTGGGCTCAAGCTTACAATGGCACTTTCTAA
- the LOC120083523 gene encoding probable plastidic glucose transporter 3 isoform X1 produces the protein MRGRHIVEISSMYKRAASKDHINAYGKQENSVRYTGYPSWRRSLPHVVVATLASFLFGYHLGVVNETLESISLDLAFSGSTLAEGLVVSTCLGGAFLGSLFSGWIADGVGRRRALQLCALPMIIGASMSAATKNLWGMLLGRLFVGTGMGLGPAVAALYVSEVSPSYVRGTFGSFTQISSCLGLLGSLFMGLQAKGIMGWWRACFWVSVIPAALLALLMEFSAESPHWLFKSGRTAEAEAEFEKLLGGADVKYAYAELSKSARGDDAGAVKLSELFHGRHFKVVFIGSTLFALQQLSGINAVFYFSSSVFKSFGVPSDRANICIGVANFLGSMVAMILMDKLGRRVLLLGSFSGMVVSMGLQVVGASSFPSSTEAFYLSAGGMLLFVLTFSLGAGPVPSLLLSEIFPSRIRAKAMAFCMSVHWVINFFVGLLFLPLLEQIGAQILYTTFGAFCLISVVFVKRNVVETKGKSLQEIEMALLPVE, from the exons ATGAGGGGGCGTCACATTGTGGAAATATCCTCGATGTACAAACGTGCAGCGTCAAAGGACCACATAAATGCTTACGGTAAACAAGAGAATTCAG TGCGTTATACTGGATACCCTTCATGGAGGCGCTCCTTGCCGCATGTAGTTGTAGCGACTCTTGCTTCATTTTTGTTTGGCTACCATCTTGG TGTAGTTAATGAAACCTTAGAGAGTATTTCTTTAGACCTTGCCTTTAGTGGGAGTACGTTGGCGGAAG GTCTCGTAGTAAGTACATGTCTAGGTGGTGCCTTTCTTGGATCTCTATTCAGTGGCTGGATTGCAGACGGGGTAGGGCGTCGTAGAGCATTGCAGCTTTGTGCTTTACCCATGATAATTGGTGCATCAATGAG TGCAGCCACAAAAAATCTCTGGGGAATGCTTCTTGGGAGGTTATTTGTTGGAACTGGGATGGGTCTTGGTCCAGCTGTTGCAGCACTTTATGTTTCTGAG GTATCACCATCTTATGTAAGAGGAACTTTTGGGAGCTTTACTCAGATTTCATCGTGTCTTGGTCTTTTGGGATCTCTATTTATGGGACTTCAAGCCAAGGGAATAATGGGTTG GTGGCGGGCTTGTTTTTGGGTATCGGTCATTCCTGCTGCTTTACTTGCCCTTTTGATGGAGTTTTCAGCAGAAAGTCCTCACTGGCTTTTCAAG AGTGGAAGAACTGCTGAAGCCGAGGCTGAATTTGAGAAGCTTTTGGGAGGGGCAGATGTAAAATATGCATATGCAGAATTGTCCAAGTCTGCTAGAGGAGATGATGCTGGTGCAGTAAAGTTGTCAGAGTTATTCCATGGCCGCCATTTCAAAG TGGTTTTCATTGGTTCAACCCTTTTTGCTTTACAGCAGCTCTCTGGCATAAACGCTGTTTTCTATTTCTCTTCTTCTGTCTTCAAAAGTTTTGGCGTACCTTCAGATCGTGCAAATATTTGTATAGGAGTAGCAAACTTCTTAG GGTCAATGGTTGCAATGATACTGATGGATAAACTTGGAAGAAGGGTGCTGCTTCTTGGGAGTTTTTCAGGCATG GTAGTGTCAATGGGCCTCCAAGTGGTTGGAGCAAGCTCATTTCCATCCAGCACCGAAGCATTCTATCTGTCTGCTGGTGGCATGTTACT GTTTGTTCTGACATTTTCTCTCGGTGCTGGTCCTGTTCCTAGTCTGCTACTCTCAGAAATATTTCCTAGTCGAATTCGGGCAAAAGCAATGGCATTTTGCATGTCGGTACATTGG GTAATAAACTTTTTTGTCGGGTTACTCTTCCTACCATTACTGGAGCAAATAGGAGCCCAGATCCTGTACACAACGTTTGGTGCATTTTGCTTGATATCAGTGGTTTTTGTGAAGAGAAATGTAGTGGAAACAAAAGGAAAATCACTTCAGGAAATTGAAATGGCACTTCTTCCAGTAGAGTAG
- the LOC120083523 gene encoding probable plastidic glucose transporter 3 isoform X2: MRGRHIVEISSMYKRAASKDHINAYGKQENSVRYTGYPSWRRSLPHVVVATLASFLFGYHLGVVNETLESISLDLAFSGSTLAEGLVVSTCLGGAFLGSLFSGWIADGVGRRRALQLCALPMIIGASMSAATKNLWGMLLGRLFVGTGMGLGPAVAALYVSEVSPSYVRGTFGSFTQISSCLGLLGSLFMGLQAKGIMGWWRACFWVSVIPAALLALLMEFSAESPHWLFKSGRTAEAEAEFEKLLGGADVKYAYAELSKSARGDDAGAVKLSELFHGRHFKGSMVAMILMDKLGRRVLLLGSFSGMVVSMGLQVVGASSFPSSTEAFYLSAGGMLLFVLTFSLGAGPVPSLLLSEIFPSRIRAKAMAFCMSVHWVINFFVGLLFLPLLEQIGAQILYTTFGAFCLISVVFVKRNVVETKGKSLQEIEMALLPVE, encoded by the exons ATGAGGGGGCGTCACATTGTGGAAATATCCTCGATGTACAAACGTGCAGCGTCAAAGGACCACATAAATGCTTACGGTAAACAAGAGAATTCAG TGCGTTATACTGGATACCCTTCATGGAGGCGCTCCTTGCCGCATGTAGTTGTAGCGACTCTTGCTTCATTTTTGTTTGGCTACCATCTTGG TGTAGTTAATGAAACCTTAGAGAGTATTTCTTTAGACCTTGCCTTTAGTGGGAGTACGTTGGCGGAAG GTCTCGTAGTAAGTACATGTCTAGGTGGTGCCTTTCTTGGATCTCTATTCAGTGGCTGGATTGCAGACGGGGTAGGGCGTCGTAGAGCATTGCAGCTTTGTGCTTTACCCATGATAATTGGTGCATCAATGAG TGCAGCCACAAAAAATCTCTGGGGAATGCTTCTTGGGAGGTTATTTGTTGGAACTGGGATGGGTCTTGGTCCAGCTGTTGCAGCACTTTATGTTTCTGAG GTATCACCATCTTATGTAAGAGGAACTTTTGGGAGCTTTACTCAGATTTCATCGTGTCTTGGTCTTTTGGGATCTCTATTTATGGGACTTCAAGCCAAGGGAATAATGGGTTG GTGGCGGGCTTGTTTTTGGGTATCGGTCATTCCTGCTGCTTTACTTGCCCTTTTGATGGAGTTTTCAGCAGAAAGTCCTCACTGGCTTTTCAAG AGTGGAAGAACTGCTGAAGCCGAGGCTGAATTTGAGAAGCTTTTGGGAGGGGCAGATGTAAAATATGCATATGCAGAATTGTCCAAGTCTGCTAGAGGAGATGATGCTGGTGCAGTAAAGTTGTCAGAGTTATTCCATGGCCGCCATTTCAAAG GGTCAATGGTTGCAATGATACTGATGGATAAACTTGGAAGAAGGGTGCTGCTTCTTGGGAGTTTTTCAGGCATG GTAGTGTCAATGGGCCTCCAAGTGGTTGGAGCAAGCTCATTTCCATCCAGCACCGAAGCATTCTATCTGTCTGCTGGTGGCATGTTACT GTTTGTTCTGACATTTTCTCTCGGTGCTGGTCCTGTTCCTAGTCTGCTACTCTCAGAAATATTTCCTAGTCGAATTCGGGCAAAAGCAATGGCATTTTGCATGTCGGTACATTGG GTAATAAACTTTTTTGTCGGGTTACTCTTCCTACCATTACTGGAGCAAATAGGAGCCCAGATCCTGTACACAACGTTTGGTGCATTTTGCTTGATATCAGTGGTTTTTGTGAAGAGAAATGTAGTGGAAACAAAAGGAAAATCACTTCAGGAAATTGAAATGGCACTTCTTCCAGTAGAGTAG
- the LOC120083523 gene encoding probable plastidic glucose transporter 3 isoform X3 codes for MRGRHIVEISSMYKRAASKDHINAYGKQENSVRYTGYPSWRRSLPHVVVATLASFLFGYHLGVVNETLESISLDLAFSGSTLAEGLVVSTCLGGAFLGSLFSGWIADGVGRRRALQLCALPMIIGASMSAATKNLWGMLLGRLFVGTGMGLGPAVAALYVSEVSPSYVRGTFGSFTQISSCLGLLGSLFMGLQAKGIMGWWRACFWVSVIPAALLALLMEFSAESPHWLFKSGRTAEAEAEFEKLLGGADVKYAYAELSKSARGDDAGAVKLSELFHGRHFKVVFIGSTLFALQQLSGINAVFYFSSSVFKSFGVPSDRANICIGVANFLGSMVAMILMDKLGRRVLLLGSFSGMVVSMGLQVVGASSFPSSTEAFYLSAGGMLLFVLTFSLGAGPVPSLLLSEIFPSRIRAKAMAFCM; via the exons ATGAGGGGGCGTCACATTGTGGAAATATCCTCGATGTACAAACGTGCAGCGTCAAAGGACCACATAAATGCTTACGGTAAACAAGAGAATTCAG TGCGTTATACTGGATACCCTTCATGGAGGCGCTCCTTGCCGCATGTAGTTGTAGCGACTCTTGCTTCATTTTTGTTTGGCTACCATCTTGG TGTAGTTAATGAAACCTTAGAGAGTATTTCTTTAGACCTTGCCTTTAGTGGGAGTACGTTGGCGGAAG GTCTCGTAGTAAGTACATGTCTAGGTGGTGCCTTTCTTGGATCTCTATTCAGTGGCTGGATTGCAGACGGGGTAGGGCGTCGTAGAGCATTGCAGCTTTGTGCTTTACCCATGATAATTGGTGCATCAATGAG TGCAGCCACAAAAAATCTCTGGGGAATGCTTCTTGGGAGGTTATTTGTTGGAACTGGGATGGGTCTTGGTCCAGCTGTTGCAGCACTTTATGTTTCTGAG GTATCACCATCTTATGTAAGAGGAACTTTTGGGAGCTTTACTCAGATTTCATCGTGTCTTGGTCTTTTGGGATCTCTATTTATGGGACTTCAAGCCAAGGGAATAATGGGTTG GTGGCGGGCTTGTTTTTGGGTATCGGTCATTCCTGCTGCTTTACTTGCCCTTTTGATGGAGTTTTCAGCAGAAAGTCCTCACTGGCTTTTCAAG AGTGGAAGAACTGCTGAAGCCGAGGCTGAATTTGAGAAGCTTTTGGGAGGGGCAGATGTAAAATATGCATATGCAGAATTGTCCAAGTCTGCTAGAGGAGATGATGCTGGTGCAGTAAAGTTGTCAGAGTTATTCCATGGCCGCCATTTCAAAG TGGTTTTCATTGGTTCAACCCTTTTTGCTTTACAGCAGCTCTCTGGCATAAACGCTGTTTTCTATTTCTCTTCTTCTGTCTTCAAAAGTTTTGGCGTACCTTCAGATCGTGCAAATATTTGTATAGGAGTAGCAAACTTCTTAG GGTCAATGGTTGCAATGATACTGATGGATAAACTTGGAAGAAGGGTGCTGCTTCTTGGGAGTTTTTCAGGCATG GTAGTGTCAATGGGCCTCCAAGTGGTTGGAGCAAGCTCATTTCCATCCAGCACCGAAGCATTCTATCTGTCTGCTGGTGGCATGTTACT GTTTGTTCTGACATTTTCTCTCGGTGCTGGTCCTGTTCCTAGTCTGCTACTCTCAGAAATATTTCCTAGTCGAATTCGGGCAAAAGCAATGGCATTTTGCAT GTAA
- the LOC120083523 gene encoding probable plastidic glucose transporter 3 isoform X4, whose amino-acid sequence MRGRHIVEISSMYKRAASKDHINAYGKQENSVRYTGYPSWRRSLPHVVVATLASFLFGYHLGVVNETLESISLDLAFSGSTLAEGLVVSTCLGGAFLGSLFSGWIADGVGRRRALQLCALPMIIGASMSAATKNLWGMLLGRLFVGTGMGLGPAVAALYVSEVSPSYVRGTFGSFTQISSCLGLLGSLFMGLQAKGIMGWWRACFWVSVIPAALLALLMEFSAESPHWLFKSGRTAEAEAEFEKLLGGADVKYAYAELSKSARGDDAGAVKLSELFHGRHFKVVFIGSTLFALQQLSGINAVFYFSSSVFKSFGVPSDRANICIGVANFLGSMVAMILMDKLGRRVLLLGSFSGSVNGPPSGWSKLISIQHRSILSVCWWHVTVCSDIFSRCWSCS is encoded by the exons ATGAGGGGGCGTCACATTGTGGAAATATCCTCGATGTACAAACGTGCAGCGTCAAAGGACCACATAAATGCTTACGGTAAACAAGAGAATTCAG TGCGTTATACTGGATACCCTTCATGGAGGCGCTCCTTGCCGCATGTAGTTGTAGCGACTCTTGCTTCATTTTTGTTTGGCTACCATCTTGG TGTAGTTAATGAAACCTTAGAGAGTATTTCTTTAGACCTTGCCTTTAGTGGGAGTACGTTGGCGGAAG GTCTCGTAGTAAGTACATGTCTAGGTGGTGCCTTTCTTGGATCTCTATTCAGTGGCTGGATTGCAGACGGGGTAGGGCGTCGTAGAGCATTGCAGCTTTGTGCTTTACCCATGATAATTGGTGCATCAATGAG TGCAGCCACAAAAAATCTCTGGGGAATGCTTCTTGGGAGGTTATTTGTTGGAACTGGGATGGGTCTTGGTCCAGCTGTTGCAGCACTTTATGTTTCTGAG GTATCACCATCTTATGTAAGAGGAACTTTTGGGAGCTTTACTCAGATTTCATCGTGTCTTGGTCTTTTGGGATCTCTATTTATGGGACTTCAAGCCAAGGGAATAATGGGTTG GTGGCGGGCTTGTTTTTGGGTATCGGTCATTCCTGCTGCTTTACTTGCCCTTTTGATGGAGTTTTCAGCAGAAAGTCCTCACTGGCTTTTCAAG AGTGGAAGAACTGCTGAAGCCGAGGCTGAATTTGAGAAGCTTTTGGGAGGGGCAGATGTAAAATATGCATATGCAGAATTGTCCAAGTCTGCTAGAGGAGATGATGCTGGTGCAGTAAAGTTGTCAGAGTTATTCCATGGCCGCCATTTCAAAG TGGTTTTCATTGGTTCAACCCTTTTTGCTTTACAGCAGCTCTCTGGCATAAACGCTGTTTTCTATTTCTCTTCTTCTGTCTTCAAAAGTTTTGGCGTACCTTCAGATCGTGCAAATATTTGTATAGGAGTAGCAAACTTCTTAG GGTCAATGGTTGCAATGATACTGATGGATAAACTTGGAAGAAGGGTGCTGCTTCTTGGGAGTTTTTCAG GTAGTGTCAATGGGCCTCCAAGTGGTTGGAGCAAGCTCATTTCCATCCAGCACCGAAGCATTCTATCTGTCTGCTGGTGGCATGTTACT GTTTGTTCTGACATTTTCTCTCGGTGCTGGTCCTGTTCCTAG